The following are encoded in a window of Lactobacillus intestinalis genomic DNA:
- a CDS encoding ElyC/SanA/YdcF family protein, whose protein sequence is MLTFFYWSLALFLLNLGAFIFVLTHERRSMWAGLTLTTTLMFLAFLALDIIIMMDTMFPSHHDAISKFLLLAAVGVALLIFAFVILLIGMFIFDGIKILVKEGTKWTNFLSLGMAFVILFLIFAYPSFGRFTSEAWFRFIYLFLSLSIFYLIFIMMMYTLTSWLNLINIRQKPLDYVVVLGAGLIGKKVTPLLASRINRGIQIYRRNPGSKLILSGGQGSDEEIPESHAMAKYTEEQGVPKSDIIIENKSKTTNENLRFSHNLMKPNSTFCLVTSSYHVYRALVLAKRQGLQCVGYGAKTKWYFTLNAFIREFIAYIVITKRLQLTVIGGIGAITLFLALIYYLFPL, encoded by the coding sequence GTGTTAACATTTTTCTACTGGTCCCTAGCCTTATTCTTACTAAATCTAGGGGCTTTTATTTTTGTTTTAACCCATGAAAGGCGATCAATGTGGGCTGGACTAACTTTGACCACTACATTGATGTTTCTTGCCTTTTTAGCGCTAGATATCATCATTATGATGGATACAATGTTTCCGAGTCATCATGATGCTATTTCTAAATTTTTACTTTTAGCTGCAGTCGGTGTCGCATTACTGATTTTTGCCTTTGTAATTTTGTTAATTGGAATGTTTATCTTTGATGGGATTAAAATTCTAGTTAAAGAAGGCACCAAATGGACTAACTTTCTATCTTTAGGGATGGCTTTTGTAATTCTATTTCTAATCTTTGCCTATCCATCATTTGGCCGCTTTACTTCAGAAGCTTGGTTCAGATTCATTTATCTCTTCTTGTCTTTGAGCATCTTTTATCTGATTTTCATCATGATGATGTATACCTTGACATCTTGGCTCAACTTGATCAATATCAGACAAAAGCCTCTTGATTACGTTGTCGTCCTTGGTGCAGGATTAATTGGAAAGAAAGTTACTCCACTTCTAGCAAGCCGAATCAATCGTGGAATTCAGATCTACCGTCGTAATCCTGGCTCAAAATTGATCCTGTCTGGTGGTCAAGGCAGCGATGAAGAGATCCCTGAATCTCATGCCATGGCTAAATATACCGAAGAACAGGGCGTTCCTAAGTCGGATATCATTATTGAAAATAAATCCAAAACCACCAATGAGAACTTGAGATTTTCTCATAATCTAATGAAGCCTAACAGTACCTTTTGTCTGGTTACAAGCTCATATCACGTTTACCGTGCTCTAGTTCTTGCCAAGCGTCAAGGGTTACAGTGTGTGGGCTATGGTGCAAAAACTAAATGGTATTTTACTTTAAATGCCTTTATTCGCGAGTTTATTGCTTACATTGTAATCACCAAACGCCTGCAGCTTACCGTCATTGGCGGAATTGGCGCTATAACATTGTTTTTAGCGCTTATATACTACCTTTTCCCACTCTAA
- a CDS encoding APC family permease has translation MDKPDVLTDLEPSKKHYMSWPVIALIDFVTIISFENIFYPFQNQGLSVVISWIFLLFSYVIPYALISSQMSLTFDNQDGGLASWVRRSTNDTLGYWTSWMYWVQSVPYIVDVSNSVIVSFSWMIFGNNSLDKKMSTFWFGILTFVIILIFILLENKLRNSLEILSLIGGGAMFIMSMLFVLLAAWSVMHGHHIATQPFNWGAFKPSFSLNYFSTTGLLIFAMSGAELAAPYVQQMKNPKRDFPKAMWMLAIMTGFLTIFGTLALAMFFNAHKIPHDFKMNGPYYAFQLLGESLGMGKVLMYIFAVVQAIFMMAQLAVLLDASSRVFAGDVGEKFMPKWLTKKNKNGRPIHSYTFTVGLSLFLLLLTGTLPNINTIYNWLLNVNGIISPYKTCWVFFAFVAMRMHQEKYHSSYVFIKNKTGALAVGFWCLIFTFVCATLGFIPQNVEFGTPAFTHQLWMNIITVVVLFGLGFVLPWLRKREARREQDEVIEESFD, from the coding sequence TTGGATAAACCAGATGTCTTAACAGACTTAGAACCTAGCAAAAAACATTACATGAGTTGGCCAGTCATTGCCTTAATTGACTTCGTAACAATTATTAGTTTTGAAAATATCTTCTATCCATTTCAAAACCAAGGCTTGTCAGTAGTTATTTCTTGGATTTTCTTGCTGTTTTCATACGTTATTCCTTACGCATTGATCAGTAGTCAAATGAGTTTAACTTTTGACAATCAAGATGGAGGACTTGCTTCTTGGGTAAGAAGAAGTACAAATGATACTTTAGGATATTGGACTTCGTGGATGTATTGGGTGCAGAGTGTACCTTATATTGTCGATGTTTCTAATTCAGTTATCGTATCTTTTAGTTGGATGATTTTTGGTAACAATAGTTTGGACAAAAAAATGTCAACTTTCTGGTTTGGAATTTTGACTTTTGTGATCATTTTGATCTTTATTTTGCTGGAAAATAAATTGCGCAACTCGCTAGAAATTCTTTCACTAATTGGTGGGGGAGCGATGTTTATTATGTCCATGTTGTTTGTTTTGCTCGCTGCTTGGTCTGTAATGCACGGTCACCATATTGCAACTCAACCATTTAATTGGGGAGCATTTAAACCATCATTTAGCTTGAATTATTTCTCAACTACTGGACTTTTGATCTTTGCCATGTCTGGTGCTGAACTTGCTGCTCCATATGTACAACAAATGAAAAATCCTAAGCGTGATTTCCCAAAGGCAATGTGGATGCTTGCAATTATGACTGGATTTTTGACTATCTTTGGAACTTTAGCACTAGCAATGTTTTTTAATGCCCACAAGATTCCTCATGACTTCAAGATGAATGGTCCTTACTACGCTTTCCAACTTTTGGGTGAAAGTTTAGGAATGGGTAAAGTCTTGATGTACATCTTCGCAGTGGTACAAGCAATCTTCATGATGGCCCAGCTGGCAGTGTTACTTGATGCTTCTAGTCGTGTATTTGCTGGGGATGTTGGCGAAAAGTTCATGCCAAAATGGCTTACTAAGAAGAATAAGAATGGTCGACCAATTCACAGTTATACTTTTACTGTAGGACTTAGCTTATTCTTGCTTCTTTTGACTGGTACTTTGCCAAACATTAACACTATTTATAACTGGCTTTTAAATGTTAACGGAATTATTTCACCATATAAGACTTGCTGGGTATTCTTTGCCTTTGTTGCAATGAGAATGCATCAGGAAAAATACCACTCTAGTTATGTATTTATTAAAAACAAGACTGGTGCTCTTGCAGTTGGATTCTGGTGTTTAATCTTCACCTTTGTCTGTGCTACTTTAGGATTTATTCCACAAAATGTGGAATTCGGCACACCAGCATTTACTCACCAATTATGGATGAATATTATCACTGTAGTCGTTCTCTTTGGTTTAGGATTTGTCCTTCCATGGCTACGTAAACGTGAAGCTAGACGCGAACAAGACGAAGTAATCGAAGAAAGCTTTGATTAA
- a CDS encoding putative ornithine decarboxylase — MNFLKIAIDSSIQNADFDSWQTTSLTGAQGSELAAIVISDNNYDSLKQAHNLQETSGLGIPIITVSHETILPTEKDQIIKQATSYTQEMVPGFLTDLVNFSEDRPISFTTPGHHNGLYYEKHPAGVVFNRFFGKNLMYADTSDTVPELGDTMTHGGTPLTAEQKAAETYNADKVYFCTNGTTSANSICASAVLTEGDLVLFDRNNHKSLYNSALVMTGAKPVYIPTDRNALGLIGEMDPDFLSEDKIRTEIAKVDPEKAKAKRPFRMAIIQSETYDGLFYDAKWLIDKIGKLCDYILFDCAWGGFEQFVPIMRHLSPLNFDLGPEDPGILVTQSLHKQQAGMGQASQILKKDAHLKGQKRYVDHKHFNHAYLKFVTSSYSYPLYASLTVNSYLTAGKGNKKWWNQILRLGIEWRKELLKKSKLFKPLVPDDFAQIPTDELATNAKYWNFDPEDKWHGFNKIAKGEAMLDPLKITVKTPGIDVANAKYEASGIPGPVVAEFLMEKRIIRAKDDLYSLLFLLTPGDTEKELQTLLDAFLEFENFYNEDASLEVVLPKLAKVYDDRYQGYTLKQLCQEMHDYYKEHHTFTLQQELFAKTNMQNYSMTPSKADTLFMRNESELVDLDNVLGRIAAEGALPYPPGVFIVAPGEKWSKIDQKYFEVLVGAIERFPGFVPEIQGVYWDQKTNGKIKVQAEVLKEN; from the coding sequence ATGAACTTTTTAAAAATTGCTATCGATTCCAGCATTCAAAACGCTGATTTTGATTCTTGGCAAACCACTAGTCTAACTGGTGCACAAGGCAGCGAACTAGCTGCGATCGTCATTTCAGATAATAATTACGATTCTTTAAAACAAGCTCACAATCTCCAAGAAACTTCCGGCTTGGGCATCCCTATTATCACTGTTTCACATGAAACTATTTTACCAACTGAAAAAGATCAAATAATTAAACAAGCTACTTCCTACACTCAAGAAATGGTTCCGGGCTTCTTAACTGACCTCGTTAATTTTTCAGAAGATCGACCAATCAGTTTTACTACTCCGGGTCATCACAACGGTCTTTATTATGAGAAACATCCCGCAGGCGTTGTCTTCAATCGCTTTTTTGGTAAGAACTTGATGTACGCCGATACTAGCGACACTGTTCCAGAACTTGGCGATACCATGACACATGGTGGAACTCCTTTGACTGCCGAACAAAAAGCGGCCGAAACTTATAATGCAGACAAGGTTTACTTCTGTACAAATGGAACTACTAGTGCCAATTCTATCTGTGCCAGTGCCGTTTTAACAGAGGGAGATTTGGTTCTTTTTGACCGCAACAATCACAAGTCCCTTTATAATAGCGCCTTAGTTATGACTGGGGCTAAACCGGTTTACATTCCGACTGACCGGAACGCCTTGGGACTTATCGGTGAAATGGATCCGGATTTTCTGAGCGAAGACAAAATCCGCACAGAAATTGCTAAAGTTGATCCTGAAAAAGCTAAAGCCAAGCGTCCATTTAGAATGGCCATTATTCAATCTGAAACTTATGATGGACTCTTTTATGATGCTAAATGGTTAATTGACAAAATTGGTAAACTTTGCGATTACATTCTTTTTGACTGTGCATGGGGTGGTTTTGAACAATTCGTACCAATTATGCGTCATCTTTCTCCGCTCAACTTTGATTTAGGACCAGAAGACCCGGGAATTTTAGTCACTCAATCACTTCACAAGCAACAAGCTGGGATGGGACAAGCTTCTCAAATTTTAAAGAAAGATGCTCATTTAAAAGGTCAAAAGCGTTATGTCGACCACAAGCACTTTAACCATGCTTATCTAAAATTTGTCACTTCCAGTTACTCTTACCCACTTTATGCTTCTTTAACTGTTAACTCTTACTTAACTGCTGGTAAAGGCAACAAAAAATGGTGGAACCAAATTTTACGCTTGGGAATTGAATGGCGTAAGGAATTGCTCAAGAAATCTAAGCTTTTTAAGCCATTAGTACCAGATGATTTTGCTCAAATTCCAACGGATGAACTTGCTACAAACGCGAAATATTGGAACTTTGATCCCGAAGATAAATGGCACGGCTTTAATAAAATCGCTAAAGGTGAGGCGATGCTTGATCCACTTAAGATCACGGTCAAAACTCCTGGAATTGATGTTGCAAATGCAAAATATGAAGCTAGTGGTATTCCTGGTCCAGTTGTGGCAGAATTTTTAATGGAAAAGCGCATCATTCGGGCTAAGGATGACCTATATTCTCTTCTTTTCTTGCTTACTCCAGGCGACACTGAAAAAGAGCTCCAGACTTTATTAGACGCCTTTTTAGAATTTGAAAACTTTTACAATGAAGATGCTTCTTTAGAAGTAGTTTTACCAAAACTTGCTAAAGTTTATGACGATCGCTACCAAGGTTATACTCTTAAACAACTTTGCCAAGAAATGCATGACTACTATAAAGAACATCATACCTTTACTCTTCAGCAAGAACTATTTGCAAAAACTAACATGCAAAATTATTCCATGACACCAAGTAAGGCCGATACTTTATTCATGAGAAATGAAAGTGAACTGGTGGATTTGGATAACGTTTTAGGGCGAATTGCGGCCGAAGGTGCGCTTCCCTATCCTCCAGGTGTATTTATTGTTGCACCTGGAGAAAAATGGTCAAAAATTGATCAAAAATACTTTGAAGTTTTAGTGGGAGCTATTGAACGTTTCCCAGGCTTCGTACCAGAAATTCAAGGTGTCTATTGGGATCAAAAAACAAATGGTAAAATTAAAGTTCAAGCCGAAGTGCTAAAAGAAAATTAA
- a CDS encoding aminotransferase class I/II-fold pyridoxal phosphate-dependent enzyme has product MVLSWKENLPQELQEKVDKVDKLIAPRLEEIDEQVLYNQQRVLELFRKHRVGEEDLVPSTGYGYDDIGRDKIEAIYADYFKTGDALVRSQFSSATQAISVGLFSMLRPGDTLYYLTGTPYDTIQEVIGLAGNKPGNMKEWGINFKTTELLDNGEVDYEKARVDLQDPSIKVVTIQRSLGYAVRASFTMEKIKKMLKFIKEVRPDVKIFVDNCYGEFSETEEPTFYGANMMAGSLFKNAGAGIVKGGAFLVGDKDLIEGAGSRLNVPGAGKGEGATWGYLRDFYQGFFMAAHTTGEALKGMIYTAALCEEMGMKVAPKWNDPRTDIVQTVTFGEPDPMVKFCAAIQHYSPMNSFVDPIPYHQDGYEDDVVMASGSFTEGSTIELSSDGPLRPPYRLYIQGGLSYAHDKIAITHAVEETFYKKD; this is encoded by the coding sequence ATGGTTTTATCTTGGAAAGAAAATTTACCTCAAGAATTACAAGAAAAAGTTGATAAAGTTGACAAATTAATTGCTCCACGTTTGGAAGAAATTGATGAGCAAGTTCTTTACAACCAACAACGAGTACTTGAATTATTTAGAAAACACCGCGTAGGTGAAGAAGACTTGGTACCTTCAACCGGTTATGGTTATGACGATATTGGTCGTGACAAAATTGAAGCTATTTATGCCGATTACTTTAAAACTGGGGATGCATTAGTACGTTCCCAATTCTCTTCTGCAACTCAAGCTATTTCAGTTGGTCTATTTAGTATGCTTCGTCCCGGCGACACTCTCTACTATTTAACCGGAACTCCATATGACACCATTCAAGAAGTAATTGGTCTTGCGGGGAACAAGCCAGGAAATATGAAAGAATGGGGTATTAACTTTAAAACTACTGAATTACTTGATAATGGCGAAGTAGATTATGAAAAAGCCCGCGTAGACTTACAAGATCCATCAATCAAAGTCGTTACAATTCAACGTTCTCTTGGATACGCTGTCAGAGCCAGTTTCACTATGGAAAAAATCAAAAAGATGCTCAAGTTTATCAAGGAAGTTCGCCCGGATGTGAAAATTTTTGTTGATAACTGCTATGGTGAATTTTCTGAAACCGAAGAACCAACATTTTATGGCGCTAATATGATGGCCGGTTCACTTTTCAAAAATGCTGGGGCCGGAATTGTTAAAGGTGGTGCTTTCTTAGTCGGTGATAAAGATCTAATTGAAGGTGCAGGATCACGTTTAAACGTACCTGGCGCTGGTAAAGGCGAAGGAGCTACTTGGGGCTACTTGCGTGACTTCTACCAAGGCTTCTTTATGGCTGCTCATACTACTGGAGAGGCTCTAAAGGGTATGATTTATACCGCGGCTCTTTGCGAAGAAATGGGAATGAAGGTTGCTCCTAAGTGGAATGATCCTCGAACTGATATTGTTCAAACTGTAACCTTCGGTGAACCAGACCCGATGGTTAAATTCTGTGCTGCAATTCAACATTATTCTCCAATGAATTCCTTTGTTGATCCTATCCCATATCACCAAGATGGCTATGAAGATGATGTTGTCATGGCCTCTGGTAGTTTTACTGAAGGCTCTACTATTGAGTTATCTTCAGACGGCCCTCTTCGTCCTCCATACCGTCTTTACATTCAAGGTGGCCTTTCTTACGCTCATGATAAAATTGCCATCACCCACGCTGTAGAAGAAACTTTTTACAAAAAAGATTAA
- a CDS encoding Crp/Fnr family transcriptional regulator, producing MTKHSPLACLSKAELFKDLPKNLREKLVTISTHQEYFPKGSLIRQPFDGKDGMLVMDKGHAKIYSLNEDGKETVLGTLNKGDSEGQEHLFSDGNQENYIQATTDTWICSMTRKDFQNLLQETPGLALRLLNSFGKKLVAVEQNAIRRNSMDAKERIMAHLEDLSKKQEANVVTLELKKKDLASLLGITPETLSRKLKELENENRIEVKGKQIRIL from the coding sequence ATGACAAAACATTCCCCGTTAGCTTGTTTGAGTAAAGCGGAATTATTTAAGGATTTACCTAAGAATTTACGTGAAAAACTAGTGACGATTTCTACGCATCAGGAGTATTTTCCAAAAGGTAGTTTAATTCGCCAACCTTTCGATGGTAAAGATGGGATGCTAGTGATGGATAAAGGCCACGCTAAAATATATAGCTTAAATGAAGATGGCAAAGAAACAGTCCTTGGTACTTTGAATAAAGGGGATTCAGAAGGCCAGGAGCATCTTTTTAGTGATGGAAATCAAGAAAATTATATTCAAGCAACGACTGATACTTGGATATGTTCGATGACCCGCAAAGATTTTCAAAATTTGCTCCAAGAAACTCCAGGATTAGCTTTACGCTTATTAAATAGTTTTGGGAAGAAGCTAGTGGCAGTAGAACAAAATGCTATTCGACGTAATTCTATGGATGCCAAAGAGCGTATTATGGCACATTTAGAGGATTTATCTAAAAAACAAGAAGCCAATGTTGTTACCTTAGAATTGAAGAAAAAGGATTTAGCTAGTTTGTTGGGGATAACGCCGGAAACGTTAAGCCGAAAGTTAAAGGAACTAGAAAATGAAAATCGAATTGAGGTAAAAGGTAAGCAAATCAGAATTCTGTAA
- a CDS encoding MFS transporter, producing MSTIIDTTTKKSYKKAPLMPIHMRVFMAIILGQITCGYALGISGTALSSAARYIQINDLWTGLIGAGALIGLAGSIVIGRLSDKIGRRKLLMINMYILAGLTLLHLTTSNFLFTFIIRIGIGLMIAIDYTVGNALLTEWLPKGEDSKRQSHLLIYWTLGFIASYVVGTYLTGFGKHTWQIILATGAIPALITAIFRSIFRLPASPSWLASQGKIKTANKVLRKHMGRKWVIPKGFLKRNKSNQNISWGILFSKPYLRRTLVGGIFYACQAFSFFGISIFLPILLKGMGINDPKISGIIYNGGILVGVSFGILIFNRISRRMFLVSNFLVSAILIGILALFPLNSQLQLLVFTIFAIVLSSGLVLDYPYPTELFDIKIRGTGVGTCITISRIGAAAGTFLLPILTHNGGANLAMLVCGGVLLFSFIVCLIWAPETSPKFMTNKD from the coding sequence ATGAGTACAATAATTGACACAACAACTAAAAAGAGTTACAAAAAGGCGCCATTAATGCCCATTCATATGCGAGTTTTTATGGCTATTATTTTGGGGCAAATTACTTGTGGATATGCTTTAGGTATTTCGGGGACAGCATTATCCAGTGCTGCTCGTTATATTCAAATAAATGATCTTTGGACTGGATTAATTGGAGCGGGTGCTTTAATTGGTTTAGCCGGAAGTATTGTAATTGGTCGGCTTTCCGATAAAATTGGTCGCCGTAAGTTATTAATGATCAATATGTATATTTTAGCTGGGTTAACTTTGTTACATTTAACTACAAGCAACTTTTTATTCACTTTCATCATTCGAATTGGAATTGGATTAATGATTGCAATTGACTATACTGTCGGAAATGCCCTTTTAACTGAATGGCTTCCCAAGGGGGAAGACAGCAAGCGACAAAGTCACCTATTAATTTATTGGACTTTAGGCTTTATTGCTTCTTATGTTGTCGGGACCTATCTTACTGGATTTGGAAAACATACTTGGCAAATAATTTTAGCCACTGGAGCCATTCCAGCTCTTATAACGGCAATTTTTAGGTCTATTTTTAGATTACCAGCATCCCCAAGTTGGCTCGCCAGCCAAGGAAAAATCAAAACAGCAAATAAAGTTCTTAGAAAACATATGGGGCGAAAGTGGGTTATTCCTAAAGGATTTTTGAAGCGCAATAAAAGTAATCAAAACATTTCCTGGGGAATACTTTTTAGCAAACCATATTTACGTCGTACTCTAGTTGGCGGAATCTTCTATGCCTGCCAAGCATTCTCTTTCTTCGGTATCAGTATCTTTCTCCCTATCCTGCTTAAAGGAATGGGAATTAATGATCCGAAGATCTCCGGTATTATTTATAACGGCGGAATTTTAGTTGGAGTTTCATTCGGTATTTTGATATTTAACCGAATTAGTCGGAGAATGTTTCTAGTAAGCAATTTCTTAGTTTCCGCAATATTGATTGGAATTCTAGCGTTATTTCCTTTAAATTCTCAACTACAATTACTTGTATTTACGATTTTTGCGATAGTTCTTTCATCAGGATTAGTATTGGATTATCCTTACCCAACAGAACTATTTGATATCAAGATTCGAGGAACTGGCGTCGGAACTTGTATTACGATTAGTAGAATTGGTGCCGCAGCCGGAACCTTTTTGCTCCCAATCTTGACCCATAATGGTGGGGCTAACTTGGCTATGTTAGTGTGCGGCGGCGTATTATTATTTAGTTTCATTGTATGCTTAATTTGGGCTCCAGAAACTTCACCAAAATTCATGACAAACAAAGATTAG